In the genome of Mangifera indica cultivar Alphonso chromosome 9, CATAS_Mindica_2.1, whole genome shotgun sequence, the window gaaCAATATTCTCTCTAAAGTTCAAGATAAAATGAAGGAACAAACCCGGCACTGTCCATTAGAGCAAGCTGCAGCAACAGTGAAAAATACCGAGATCAGAACGAAAAGCAAGTTCTGAGAAGAACCCATGTTGAAGAAGATTGCTAGGAGAATGAGAACAGACGCAGagtgatttgatattattgtatAGATGAATGTCGATAAATTTTCCCGTAGAAACAATGTGGGAATTCCCAGTATTGTCTGAGAAAACAACGGAAATAACACCCAACAATATAAAAAAGTCAACTTTCGTGAGAAACGGAGGAGAGATGCTGTTTTCGTACACAACAGAACTAGAGGTAACCAATTTGGACAGGAAGGTAATGGTAAATTGGTAATGAGGAAAGAATAATTTCATAATACTGGAACAGGATAAATGAATAAGATACTGTGAAATTTTTGATCTGTATGACTGTTGTCGGATAGTTGACTTTCGAACATTAagttaaattacataaaaaccAATACGGACCTCAATTTGAaccttcattttttgttatagaAAAAAGAGATGGAGTTACTATTAAACGTGTCAAACTGTGGATAAGAGAAAAGTTTTTAACAAagtcaaaggaaaaaaattgcGAAAATAAAAGGTCGAAGGAAAAAGATAAATTGGTAGGTTCATTGAGGCACgctaataataatgaataaagagtttaattagaatttaattaGCATATTCGGAATCATGATGAAACTTGCACTaatgtaattaaaaatcaatttaagtattaattttaGGTATAGATCCGATCTGAaccaatttgattttaaaaatcgatttgatttaatttaatttgacttaaatttatttaattaaaatttgaataaaaaaatttaacttattttttaatttaatcaaactcaaattaaagagtattcaatttgaatctaactcgAATCagtaatttatattgataactcaatttagctcaaattcatagtttgaattcagTAGTTCAAATTCgtgattttattcaatttgaataagaaatttttaatattatttaggtaaaacgacatcattttattaatgaatcacAAATTCAAGTAATGAATCTGAGTTATACATTTGAATTGTCAATTTAAACcattcattcaaattaaatcgacttataaattcgaattattgatttaaactttaaaatcgagtcaaacttgaattgaacctaattaaactattttttatctaaacagaactaaaatcaaacttaattttgattcgataaactctaattaaatttaaattaaattaaactcaaattaaaaaatatttaaacttagaGTTGCTCCGAACCCACCCTTATTAGTTTAGATGTCTGTCAAGGCATGCATTAAACTGACGGGCTAGAATCATTAATCGAGTTGATCACCTAATTAgttcctataaaaaaaaaaaaaagatttattaatattattcagGTCAATccgaaaataaaatttaattatctcaaACTGATATCATCAACTTATCTTAATATGACGTGTTCATAGACTTTATCCTGGGAGGATTTGTCCCAACTCCCAAGGCAGGGTCAAAGTCTTTGTCCTAGTAGATACCCTGCGTAAGTATGCGTGTTTCGTTTCCAAGGGATAATTTGGAAAAACAGAGGTGGAATTTCTAGAAGAGAGTTTGAGTTTGCGATTGTTTTGTGTCATACCAGAGTTAGACTCATGGTTGTGAAAGCAGTCATCGAAACTTATCTTGTCGGTGTGATCAAAACAGTCTAGCATGCGTATTCAATGCTTTGCCTGACAATTTTACGATCGTCTCTTCTCGGATCCTACCGTTGACAGGGAACCGCACACCAGTTAACCTTGTGGAGATGTCCTTGATTGACCGAGATCGCATCCTGCAACAGTTTGAAGCAAAATGTCTAACAGTCGAGGAACTGGATGAAGTAGATGATATCCTAGGCCTAATATCCTTACTCTGAGGGCAACGAAATGGCTgaatttatgtaaattttagTGAATTCTTGTGTTGTGTCTTATAAATCCTATATCAGAAGCATATATTTTCCAATTATGGATCGAAATCTCATTGTTTGCACTTGAGATTATCACATAATCACGAGGTAAATTGTGAACAGTTACAAATTTGTTTTACAGAGCAGGAGTGCAAAAAATTGCGGAACTTTACTATAATCTTTGGAACCATACAACAAAGATTTCTGAAACAGATGACATTATTTTgtagttacaagaattgaaaagagaaaacaacTTTAAAGACATATTCATTTATCTTCGGAGAAGAAGTGATTAATAGAAGGCATAATTTCAGGAGGGCGAGTTCTGAGGAACTTTCGCAGGCCATGCTCTGCATACTTTTCTCCTTCCTCATGGTTCTCAAGCACTCCCATACTGCGATGAGCCTTGTTTATTCTGCAAAACCACAAAAAGGGTCAATCCAATTTCGGCTTAAAACTGATTCGCAGATTGATTTAACTTACTTGACATCAGGATTCAGGAACACGTTCCTTGTAAGCTGAAAGATGACCATGCTTGTCACAAATGTCATGGCGCCCAAGAGAGGATAAACCTGATACAATTCAATTATCACCAAATTAACATTCTAATTACAACTTAATATCACATAAACTTTGATTAGACTAAGTGGGTTAACTGTTAAGCTTACCTCTGGCTTCATCCAACGTCCCATGGAAAAGTTTTCTTGTCTTTTGATGATCAGACTTTATAATCTAAACTTTCTCTATACGATATATGACCATTATtgggtgtatatatatattatacgtACATGGGAGACCAAGGTTTTTTCAGTGGGCTGCTTGGAAAATTAAACATTTGACTTGAGCTCAAAACCAGGGGCCTGACGCCCCAGGCCCCTTGTTTCTTTCGACCTGGTGACTTTTCAAAAGAACCAAACTAAGTAATTGGTGGCAGGCTTTAGCTTTATCTTTATTAGATTGTTTTAAGAGGAATGTTTTATACCGAAGTGATATGTCAGACAactgggtattattttattaatggcTTAAATTCTCGATTTCTTGGAACTCATCCAAGAGGGCAGGCAGTGACCTGAATTTGGCATTCGAAAGTCAGAAGTATTTCTAGAACTTGTGTTCAGTGTTCTTCCACGTGAAtagttttttatcattaaaaaccGAAACTGAAccgaaaattaaaataattgttttcgTCGGTTTCGGCTCGATTTGTCGGTTTTCCGATTCTTTTGCAGCCCTGGCTCAAACTTCACGATGGACCGAAGGAACCTGATAATTGATCACTTTTATTTGCGGTATCTTGAGGCATAGTCGTacacactttttttttaatattttgtacaCAAGGCTTGAAACCCTTTATGAGATCACTCATTATAACAGCTCCAATTGATATCACATGAAATTGAGAAATTGTGAGAGAAAATTGCAGAGATATGGTTAATATGATGCTTGCTACGAGAAGAAGATCTAAGTCAATCAATTTTACCATACGTACATACATGTTATGTGGCTTTTGTCTTCAATCTTATACATACAGTTGGCAGCATACATAGAGTTCCCAGGAAGCTGAAACAAAGCTAACCTTCTTTACTTATGTAACTGAGATTTCATTTTGTCGAATGAAGATAATGCAGCAATGAAAAGTGAAAGTTGAGAAAATATGAACAACGGGATCGCATATGCATTAAATAGCTCTAGTTTGTACCATTTCCTCTCAACTGTGTTACAGATGGAATATACATCTATGGCGGAAATCCTACAAACTAGACGTTTAAGCACAAAACAAACATCTAGCACAACAAGAAGATGGTGCGGAATGGCTGTTAATCCATCTACCAATGCACAAATATACAGTTTTGGGACAAATAACAGCTCATTTCAATGCACTTGAATTGGTAGAACCATTGCACAAGCAGATGAATGTCTAACAGGGTTTTGCACGGAGGACCGGAGTCCAGCTGGTCAGCTAAAAGTTGTCAAATCCCCCGTTTTGTCAAGAGCAGGGAGGTGTTTTTATGAGTATCCATATAAAAATGCTAGGGTTGATAGTAAAGtaatcattaaattaattgGGGACACAAACCGGAAAGAACTCGCGTTTGGCAACCATGGATAGGCATCAGGAGGTGGCATGACACAATTATCGCCATTGAAATAGATCCGTCTAGGAAATGCCCAACCCTTCTCGAAAGTAAATGTTGACAAATCCTTTCGGAAAAGTAGCTCTGATTGCACATTACCCATAGGACCTGCTTGCATGAGCAAATCATTGTAAAACTTAACTCCCCATAGCAGGGCCGTATCATCTGttgaaaagtgaaaagaaaGTTATAATTATACCCTTTTTAAGTTGAAACAAACACGATAAATCACAAAAGACAACATTCAAGCTTACTTATAGCAGCATAAGGTGTTAATGACTTGTAGTTAAAGCTGAAGATTTGGGTCAGATTGTCAAAGTTGGGATGTTGGACAACTAAATTCCATTGACTATAGTTCATattgtaattgaaatttgtaaCTGTGACCTTGACTCTCCAATACTCCTTGTAGTTAAGCTTAACATGCCAATGCACTCTGATTGGACACATGTGACTTGTACATTGGACGAGAGGTGAATAGCTGTTCCTTCCCAAACTTGACACAACTGAAGCAAAGTGAGGCGTTTTAGGGCTGTAAATGAATGAcaagaattttagaaaacaaaaaataaacaatacatTTGTGTGCTATAGATGTTGGCTGAGTGAACTTACTCTATACAGCTCCCAGACTGAGAGTTACTATTTTGGCAGCCACAGGCACATGTTTGACAGGGCACTATTGTAGCATTGTAGAAGGATGAAAGTGAGACACAGCAAGTGGGAGTTTTTTGAGCCAAGAATTGCGAATATGTGCACGTAACATTCCATGTCACTGACAAGAAAGGATAACTTTACTAAAAGTTCCATACAGAGAGAAGTTATATGCGGGGAAAAGCATTTacgaaaaagaaattaaatacataaGCATTCATGTAATGTTCCTGAAAATTTCTACTTCCCACATGGAATTACACACACAAGTACTAATTTTCTATCATTGATTGAACTGAAAGAACCTTTGTgcaagaaaaaacaaagttaCTGAAACAGGTTTCCATATAAATTCCGGTAGTTCAAACTAGAATGACAGTGAGAAACCCCAGCTATGTAATACAGTAAAGAAACTCAGTACTTACTCAGAGCTTGTGTAACTCTCCTTTTATCAGTGCTAACAAATCTGCTAGGTCTAACAATTTTTGCTGGACCACAGGTATAACCAGGCCCTGGTGCATTGAGAGTAAAGTTCTTAGGCACTCTGACTGTTCTATTGGAGGTTCCAGCAGAACCTACACTAAGCTGAAATGAGCTTGCTGCATTAGCTGGATCCTGAGCCCATGAGCTTATTACTCCACCTTTGCAGCAATTTGCAATTTGCAGATTGTAAGCTGTTCCTGGTAATAAATCAACTACTGTTGGATTCTTTTTACAGCAATGTGGAATGTTTCCTTTGAATTTTGAACAATCCCCTTGTTCCATTGTCTGGCCTCCCATCATGCTCCATATTACCTCCTTTTTTGCCCATGTCCACCCCAGTGACCACCCAGGTGTTTGAATGTGCCGGTATTGTTGGTAGTTATATATTGTAACAACAGCCTGTTCAATTCATCAAAAAGCAAATACAAAACTCAACccataaaaaagaacaaaataaatgcTTAACAGTAAATTTCGGGGGACCACGGAACcttataaactcaaattgatctaAGTTAGAAACAAGGTTAAAGAAGGAGAAATTAACTGAATCTAGGATACTTACAACATAGCCATCTGGAGTCCAGGTCATGATATCCCACTTAATTGTGATGTTTCCAGTAGGGTCAAGTGCATCATAAGCTTCTGACAA includes:
- the LOC123226354 gene encoding uncharacterized protein LOC123226354 — encoded protein: MEFLLITSSRFLAKVTTCFILLLYLLFCGSLTTTEAYDALDPTGNITIKWDIMTWTPDGYVAVVTIYNYQQYRHIQTPGWSLGWTWAKKEVIWSMMGGQTMEQGDCSKFKGNIPHCCKKNPTVVDLLPGTAYNLQIANCCKGGVISSWAQDPANAASSFQLSVGSAGTSNRTVRVPKNFTLNAPGPGYTCGPAKIVRPSRFVSTDKRRVTQALMTWNVTCTYSQFLAQKTPTCCVSLSSFYNATIVPCQTCACGCQNSNSQSGSCIDPKTPHFASVVSSLGRNSYSPLVQCTSHMCPIRVHWHVKLNYKEYWRVKVTVTNFNYNMNYSQWNLVVQHPNFDNLTQIFSFNYKSLTPYAAINDTALLWGVKFYNDLLMQAGPMGNVQSELLFRKDLSTFTFEKGWAFPRRIYFNGDNCVMPPPDAYPWLPNASSFRFVSPINLMITLLSTLAFLYGYSVYPLLGAMTFVTSMVIFQLTRNVFLNPDVKINKAHRSMGVLENHEEGEKMRSRSIKDISTRLTGVRFPVNGRIREETIITNLPLPSCPNWLPLVLLCTKTASLLRFSRKLTFLYCWVLFPLFSQTILGIPTLFLRENLSTFIYTIISNHSASVLILLAIFFNMGSSQNLLFVLISVFFTVAAACSNGQCRLLDTCSSDGDCEVGLYCFACALGFSGSRCVRSSVTNPFKLLNNSLPLNKYAFLTTHNSYAIDGEPSHTGVPRLTVTNQEDNVTQQLNNGVRALMLDTYDFNGDVWLCHSFGGKCYDYTAFEPAIDTLNEIEAFMSANPGEIVTLILEDYVQAPNGLTNVFTAAGLMKYWFPVSKMPKNGGDWPLVSDMIASNQRLLVFTSNRSKEQNEGIAYQWSYMVENQYGNGGMNAGSCPNRAESFPLNDTTKSLVLVNYFMSVPVKQTTCATNSGDLINMLHTCYGAAANRWANFVAVDYYKRSEGGGSFQATDTLNGKLLCGCDDIHACMPGSTSGACTPS
- the LOC123225925 gene encoding uncharacterized protein LOC123225925 encodes the protein MGRWMKPEVYPLLGAMTFVTSMVIFQLTRNVFLNPDVKINKAHRSMGVLENHEEGEKYAEHGLRKFLRTRPPEIMPSINHFFSEDK